CTTCACTATTTTGTTTCTCTattgaaacctttttttaagaCCTATTGCCTCTAAATACTTGGgcttaaaactttttttgtttttagattgTGCTGTTTGAAAGCCGTTATTATGCATCCAAGTCCAATGGCACCTTATTTGAAAGCAATGCTGTGATTTGactaaaaaatgcatttgtaaacACTGGCAGAATTCTACTGATGCTCCATTGACAGTGCTAAGCTTTTTTGAATTTACAAGCGGAATAATGCCGTTGTGCAGAAAGTTTCGgatgtgttttgattttataggATAGTTGTAGGTTTTGGGCAGCATGGTGGTGCAAGTGGCTagcgcgtctgcctcacagtcatgAGGTTCTCGACTCAGGCCCTCCCGTGTGTAATTTACTCTGGCTTTACCCcactttcccaaaacatgcatgttaggttaattgaagactgtaaattaagtatgagtgtgaatagttgacTATATGTGCTCTGCGAGTCACTGGCTCGAGCTCACCAGTGACCTCAAACAGTTTAGAAAATGAATTTTGATGCCATACCATTGATAAACGAGGGTGTAAATTATATCTGGAATACTACGAGCTGTGTTAATAAGCTATGTCAGAAAAGTGATCTCATGGTAGATATGTGTTCTCAGTCAAAGTCACTTCAATGCACCAAACAAAAGAGGCTGTCAGCAATTTGCGGTCTCCTTTAAAAAGCAGTGGATGGTTCGgggaaaatcacattttccctcCATCTCATGCTGGAAAACATCCTAATTCCATCAAATTGTGGTTAAAAATAACAAGCAAATATGTGGTTGTGTGAAAGAGcacagtttgttttttccctATCTGTTACACATTGATGTTTACTCTAAAGAAGGGCCCAAGCCGCTTTGAATGTGTGAAACATACAAAGCGTGCACAGTTCATATATTTTCTCCCTTCCATCTTAATCTTGCACCAGATGAAACAAAGTTTATCAAATCTGCCGTGGAGCAACATTTTAATATTGTTTTAGGTGACCTATTTGAAAACCAAATGGGGTGAAACTCAGTTGTTTACATTTGTCCTTTTTATAAGACTTTTAATTGGTTGCAAAAACATATTAATTGATGCCTCAAATACAGCATTTATTGTAATTGTAATATTTGAACCCTCAGATGCGGTCTGACTAGGATGATGTCATAGTTGTCGTACAGTAGTCACTGATAACATTTAGGATTATTTGTTATTAGTATCCCCCATTTTGACCGACTCAAAGACAAATGTCCGAACAGCGCATTACTGTACTATAAAATTAAGTTtacattatatacagtacatcatgtTTCCCAGCAGTGATGCTCAAAGTCCTttcagtaaattaaaaaaaacattacaaacatCTGACTTAGTTTAATCATCTTTTTTGCACTGATACTGTAAAATTAGCACACGGTGTGCTTCCTCGACTAGCCGACACACTGCAAAATCAGTTTAACGTTTGTCAATATAAGGAAGattgtttatttatgttttggTGTGGGAAAATAATTTCTTGTGTTTGGTCTGTTCCCCTTTGTCAGTCAATCTGTGAATTTCTTTTGAagccaaaatatttattttttgtttgttgaattcAGGCCACGCCTCGTTGAGCACAGTGTGTTGTGTTTAAATCGGCGAACCGTTCATCTGACAGACATTACCTTTAATAAATACAGTTGTATTCATTtcagtgttttcatttattcCTGATAATAAGATACAATTATTTATAGGGAGAAAAGCTGTTTCAATGTGGCAGGTAATCAAAACGGCGAACAAGTAAgcttttctttaatttttttgccgTGTACTTTGTTGACCCATAGTGGGGAACTGCAGAAAATCGCACCAACGGCTTCTGAACATTCCATTtctatacttttattttaaataaatgcgTTGAAACAGTTTGTCATCTGGAGTTTGGTTTTGTTCGTTTTACTACCGCATCCCTTTTCTATTCCCCACTTACTCTTCTGCTTGAAGAGAGGGTGAGAGTATTACTTTGAGGATTCTGCATCAACCGACCGGTACCTTAGAAAGAGCATTTCCCCGGAAGcgtatgcatttattttcattgaatgGACTCTCGAGATCTTTAAACAAACATTCACGTGCCTATCGTGTGATGAACATTACCCACTCGACATTCCTTTGCAGCCTGGCACATCTGAAACGGGGATTGGCCGGTCAGTTCTTTACATGGCCACTAGAAAGCAGTGTAGACCTCTTCGTGTTATTTGTCAGCACGTAGAGTGAACAGAAGAAGTCGACGGTGTCCGTCGCAGCCTAACCTACTCGACAATAAAGGGACGCCATTAGACGAAGAGTTGGAACAGTGGAAGTAGAACAAATTTGAGGTTGTACGACAAGCATGACGCGCAAAAGAAGTGTCGTTTGGGATTATTTTAATGACGCCTGTCCCGAATCGGTTGCGTGCCTCCTCTGTAAAAACCTACTGTACAAACACGAACAGGGCAGCACCACGGGAATGTGGAGACATCTGCGGGCACAACATCCAACAGAGGCGGCTATGGCCGCCAAAAGAGAAAGCCGGGGAACCTCAAATTCCTCCAACCATGAACAGGAGCCTCTAGAAATTGGCGAAGCACAAGGTACCAGTCGCTAAAgtcattgtgttatttttatttttacttcaaaatggcgccgcgagagtggctgccgttccagcagctcctatattttgttgttctacttcttcctttcatcactttgctggggggaattgggaatttctccattgcgagactaagaAAGGTGTTCTTATCTTAAAGGAAGGAACGGAAGTTGTTTTGACAGCACCGGATCCTTAGAATCGATTCATTGAAATGATTCGTTCAAAAGATTCATATTCCGAATCGTTCACCATCACGAATCAGTCCTCACCGCTTCACAGTCACTGGCTGAGTGGCGGTGATTCCCGAATAATATTAACTATGAAAGCTTTAAAAAGagacaattaaaataaaacatccgaGCCAGTGTTGCTACTTGGAAACTTGTCTTGATTTAAACTAGCATTATTCTACATGAAATATAGCTTCACTACGTTGAATGTACCCATCAGTGGCATGTCTACAGCTACACCAAAACTACTTCAGGTGCTTGAGTTTTGTAGTTGTACTCTTGTAGTATGAATGAACACTTGTTTGAAACATTTGTCGATGTCTTGAACTAATGCAGTGTAAACACCGTGTTCTTAAATGAGCAGTGTACTAAAAATGGGTTACTGTATATTTGCAGATGTGTAGTCATTGTTGTCAATGAAAAGCGCAGCTCTACAAAGCAAGCCGTTGGAATCACTCGGGGAAACTTTGTTCAACGAGTGACacataatattgcatttgtggaacatCAGAACGCCATCTATTGAAAGTGGAAAGCtagtaaaaatgttttgtggaaGAATATGCTATGTGTCCCCACTGTGTCTTCTTATTGCTATTACATTCATGGAATAATAATTCACAATATCTTCTGAATTCTTCTCAAGTGGAGGTGGAACTGGAGGACGGAAATGGTGACGTCGCCACCATGAATAATGATGACATTGACTCTGCAATGGATACCCTCCTTGTAGCTGCTCAAGGAGAAGAGCCTGTCAAAGAAAGGCCTGAAGAGGTAGTAGTGGTTACAGAGGAACGCCGTTCCAGCAGTAAATATCACCGTCGCAGCCTGATCTGGAAACGTTTTGAGCGTTTGGGCAGTTTGAATGCTGCTCAATGTTTGATTTGCAAGAAGAAGATAATGTGCTCTGAGGGCAAGACCAGCAACCTGTACCGACACATGGCAAAGAATCACCCACAGGTGAATACACGATCAGGTGAAGCTGTAAATGAAGCTGGTGTTCATTCTGAGTTGAACGGTGTCCTCGAAGCTGTCCAAGGAGAAGCTGCGGAAGCTGTAGTGgcagaaaaaaagtgtaaagaagaaaaaatcatGGTCGAAAATCCCCTCAGTTTCAGGAGTAAATGCCACCGCCGTAGCTCGATCTGGAAACTTTTTGAGCGTTTGGGCAGTTCGGATGTTGCTCAGTGTTTGATTTGCAAGAAGAAGATCAGGTGTCCTGACGGCAAGACCAGcaacatgcatcgacacgtgtcAAAGAGCCACCCGCAGGCATATCGGCAAGCGGGCAAGGCGCTGAAGCTGACGAAAACAAACTCGCCATCACACAGTTCCAATGTTCAGCAGGAGACATGTCCAGTCGAGGTAATGAAGGGGAAAATTCCAGGTAAGCTTTCATGATCACTATGGGCACTAcataaactcatttttgttgtgggccactttggagttaagtcttccctcggagggccattacAACAATgtaaccgaataaatgtttaatcatcacattgTATAATTACTTGTATTCAACAAATCGAT
This Hippocampus zosterae strain Florida chromosome 4, ASM2543408v3, whole genome shotgun sequence DNA region includes the following protein-coding sequences:
- the LOC127599940 gene encoding zinc finger BED domain-containing protein; the encoded protein is MTRKRSVVWDYFNDACPESVACLLCKNLLYKHEQGSTTGMWRHLRAQHPTEAAMAAKRESRGTSNSSNHEQEPLEIGEAQVEVELEDGNGDVATMNNDDIDSAMDTLLVAAQGEEPVKERPEEVVVVTEERRSSSKYHRRSLIWKRFERLGSLNAAQCLICKKKIMCSEGKTSNLYRHMAKNHPQVNTRSGEAVNEAGVHSELNGVLEAVQGEAAEAVVAEKKCKEEKIMVENPLSFRSKCHRRSSIWKLFERLGSSDVAQCLICKKKIRCPDGKTSNMHRHVSKSHPQAYRQAGKALKLTKTNSPSHSSNVQQETCPVEVMKGKIPDMVQVSKDTASERRVFRRERELIEALRRTQREEAKALDQQRELVESLRAVNAREAAIEKKQIESLRRAQQEEAKDLMRQREELERERTEQQKRWEELEQEKKQLLLLCHEPATPTLVSHQQ